Part of the Methylomonas sp. AM2-LC genome, TCGCTTGTCTGACGCACAGCTTTGTTATCAGCTAGCGATTCAATTAAAGCCAGATTATGCAACTGCACATAACAATTTGGGTTTGCTGCTAAAGGATTTACAGCGTTTAGATGAGGCTTTGCTGAGTTTTGATGCTGCCATTGCTGTGCAGCCCAATTATGCGGAAGCTTATTACAATCAGGGGTTGGTCTGGGAGGCAAAACACAATTTTCAGTCCGCACTGGTTTGTTATCAACGCGCTGTTGAACTAAAGCCAGATTTTGATGAGGCTTATAAAAGGCGTGAAAACATGCTGCATATATTAGAAGCTGAGGCGGTTAAGGAAAATTCAGCTGGGCCATACCTAGAGTCAAATGTCGATGTATTTGTTCAGCAAGGTATTGGCTTGCATGGGCAGGGGGATTTTCGGTCGGCAATCACTCGTTATGATCAGGTTTTGGCGCTTAAGCCTGATTATGTGGAAATTTATTTGAATCGTGGCCTGGCCTATCAGGAACTGCGGGAATACCAGCAAGCAGCGGCAAATTATCGACAAGCTATCGATTTGCAGCCTGCTTTTGCGGAAGCGCATAATAATTATGGAATTGTTTTACACAAATTACAGCAATATAGTGCCGCAGTTAACAGTTTTGCAACCGCACTGGACTTAAAGCCCGAGTACGCAGCTGCCTATAATAATCGAGCTCTATCGCTGATAGAGCTGGGTAAGTATACATTGGCTTTGAATGATTTTCAGCAGGCAGCTCGCTTAGAGCCTGAGAATAACGAAGCTCTGCGTAATCAGGGAAATGCTCTTTTGGGTTTGAATCAACCGCTGCAAGCTGTAGAGCTTTTCAATAAAGCACTTGCTTTAGCCCCGCATGATGCGGTTGCCTATAATAATAGAGGCAATGCACTGAAGGAATTGAATCGACTGGACGAGGCTGATTGCAGTTACGATCAAGCCTTAAGTTTAGATCCTGCTTATGCCAATGCTTATTGGAATAAAGCCTTGCTTAAAATTTTGCGAGGTCAATATGCAGAAGGGTGGCAATTGTACGAATGGCGCTGGCGGTCCGCGCGTAATTTGCAAGTGTTGGGGTTTAGTCAACCACAATGGCATGGTGAACAAAATATCGCTGGAAAGACGTTATTGATTGTTCCCGAACAAGGCTTGGGGGATTTTATTCAATTCTGCCGCTATGTGCCTAGGTTGGATGTGTTGGGTGCAAACATTATTATACAAGTCCCCGTGGTATTAAAAGATTTGCTTGCCAGCCTAAAAGGGCATTTTAGCTTGGTTGAAGAGGGCGAGTCTTTGCCTGATTACGATCTTTATTGTCCGATCATGAGCTTCCCTTATGCGTTCAAGACGACTCTGGAAGATGTGCCT contains:
- a CDS encoding tetratricopeptide repeat protein: MKKLPGHPQLLTGLGTIALQKGDFSKAEQFLQQSIAAYPEQAIAQCNRGVALVNLDRLSDAQLCYQLAIQLKPDYATAHNNLGLLLKDLQRLDEALLSFDAAIAVQPNYAEAYYNQGLVWEAKHNFQSALVCYQRAVELKPDFDEAYKRRENMLHILEAEAVKENSAGPYLESNVDVFVQQGIGLHGQGDFRSAITRYDQVLALKPDYVEIYLNRGLAYQELREYQQAAANYRQAIDLQPAFAEAHNNYGIVLHKLQQYSAAVNSFATALDLKPEYAAAYNNRALSLIELGKYTLALNDFQQAARLEPENNEALRNQGNALLGLNQPLQAVELFNKALALAPHDAVAYNNRGNALKELNRLDEADCSYDQALSLDPAYANAYWNKALLKILRGQYAEGWQLYEWRWRSARNLQVLGFSQPQWHGEQNIAGKTLLIVPEQGLGDFIQFCRYVPRLDVLGANIIIQVPVVLKDLLASLKGHFSLVEEGESLPDYDLYCPIMSFPYAFKTTLEDVPANVPYLYADAKNQSVWSRRLGAKTKTRVGLVWSGSIEHKNDHNRSLSFSLLEPLLQLPYEFHVLQKDIRFADQEAMTAYPQLHIHQKDLSNFAATAALVSAMDLVISVDTSVAHLVGALGKPLWLLLPYAPDYRWLLDRVDSPWYPTAILFRQPAMGDWQSVIALLQERLQAI